Proteins encoded in a region of the Podarcis muralis chromosome 2, rPodMur119.hap1.1, whole genome shotgun sequence genome:
- the LOC114592582 gene encoding uncharacterized protein LOC114592582 — protein MECGKNFIDSGTLRKHQRTHMGEKPFKCMECGKSFSDNGKLRIHQRTHTGEKPFKCMECGESFRHNGTLRIHQRTHTGEKPFKCMDCGKSFINSGTLRKHQRTHTGEKPFKCMECGKSFTDSGTLRIHQRTHTGEKPFQCMECGKSFTDSGTLRIHQRTHTGEKPFQCMDCGKTFSRSGHLTNHHLIHTGEKPFKCMECGKSFTESGHLRNHHLIHTGEKPFKCMECGKSFSQSGHLRCHQWTHRTEKPFQCLECGRSFSTSGVLTKHQQTHTGE, from the coding sequence atggagtgtggaaagaacttcattgATAGTGGCACAttaagaaaacatcaacggacacacatgggggagaaaccatttaaatgcatggaatgtggaaaaagtttCAGTGAcaatggaaaacttagaattcatcagcggacacacacaggggagaaaccatttaaatgcatggaatgtggagaGAGCTTCCGTCACAATGGAacccttagaattcatcaacggactcacacaggggaaaaaccatttaaatgcatggactgTGGTAAGAGCTTCATTAACAGTGGAACactaagaaaacatcaacggacccatacaggggagaagccctttaaatgcatggagtgtgggaagagcttcactgatagtggaacacttagaattcatcaacggactcatacaggtgaaaaaccatttcaatgcatggagtgtggaaagagcttcactgatagtggaacacttagaattcatcaacggactcatacaggtgaaaaaccatttcaatgcatggattgtggaaagaccttcagtcGGAGTGGCCACCTTACAAACCATCATCttattcacacgggggagaaaccatttaaatgtatggagtgtggaaagagcttcactgagagtggacaccttagaaaccATCATCtgattcacacgggggagaaaccatttaaatgtatggagtgtggaaagagctttagtcagagtggacaccttagatgccatcaatggactcacagaacggagaaaccatttcaatgcttggagtgtggaaggagcttcagtacAAGTGGAGTTCTTAcaaaacatcaacaaactcatacaggggagtaA